A DNA window from Ctenopharyngodon idella isolate HZGC_01 chromosome 8, HZGC01, whole genome shotgun sequence contains the following coding sequences:
- the ptpn1 gene encoding tyrosine-protein phosphatase non-receptor type 1 isoform X3 translates to MEAEFREIDELGNWNAVYQEIKQQSSDLPCKIAKLPENRNRNRYRDVSPFDHSRIHLQIGNNDYINASLISVDEAQRNYILTQGPLPNTCGHFWEMVWEQRCRGVVMLNRVIEKGSVKCAQYWPQREEREAVFEDTNFRLTLISEDVKSYYTVRLLELENLSTLETREILHFHYTTWPDFGVPESPASFLNFLFKVRESGCLSPDHGPVVVHCSAGIGRSGTFCLVDTCLLLMSQREDPSSVRIQEVLLEMRRYRMGLIQTADQLRFSYLAVIEGAKYIMGDTSVQESWKELSNEEDLPPEFTPPPRPRPPINPPNGKDDLVNSDPSHFFNEFNEIIKKNAEICAKSAPETFTDGPDLRKRVVAAGEVDAAALSSEQPDDPIVPREAPPKPARSPPKTPTAEAAPAPARGAWSPLMTCVCMCTVLAAGAYVCYRTYFH, encoded by the exons ATGGAAGCCGAGTTTCGGGAAATCGATGAGCTCGGGAACTGGAACGCCGTTTACCAG GAGATTAAGCAGCAGTCCAGTGACCTACCATGCAAGATCGCCAAACTTCCAGAAAATAGAAATCGTAATCGCTACAGAGACGTCAGCCCAT TTGACCACAGCCGTATTCATCTACAGATCGGCAATAATGACTACATCAATGCCAGTCTGATCTCAGTGGATGAAGCTCAGAGAAACTACATACTAACTCAG gGTCCGTTACCAAACACCTGTGGTCACTTCTGGGAGATGGTGTGGGAGCAGCGCTGCCGAGGGGTCGTGATGCTGAATCGCGTTATAGAGAAAGGCTCG GTAAAGTGTGCTCAGTACTGGCCTCAGCGAGAGGAGAGGGAGGCTGTTTTTGAGGACACAAACTTCAGACTTACTCTGATCTCAGAGGATGTGAAATCGTACTACACAGTACGACTGTTGGAGCTGGAAAATCTGTCG ACACTGGAAACACGGGAGATTCTTCATTTCCACTACACCACGTGGCCAGATTTCGGTGTGCCAGAGTCGCCTGCATCTTTTCTCAACTTCTTGTTCAAAGTGCGCGAGTCAGGCTGTCTGAGTCCAGATCACGGCCCTGTCGTGGTTCACTGCAGCGCTGGAATCGGCCGTTCTGGAACGTTCTGCCTTGTAGACACCTGCCTTCTACTG ATGTCCCAGAGGGAAGATCCATCATCAGTACGCATCCAGGAGGTTTTGCTGGAAATGCGACGATACCGCATGGGTCTGATCCAGACAGCTGATCAGCTGCGTTTCTCCTACCTCGCTGTCATAGAGGGTGCCAAGTACATCATGGGAGATACATCTGTACAG GAGTCTTGGAAGGAGTTATCAAATGAGGAGGATCTCCCCCCTGAATTCACTCCTCCTCCCAGGCCACGGCCCCCAATAAATCCTCCCAACGGCAAAGACGACCTGGTGAACTCTGACCCCTCACACTTCTTCAATGAGTTCAAtgagatcataaaaaaaaatgcagaaatctGTGCAAAAAG TGCACCCGAGACATTCACAGACGGGCCAGACCTACGCAAACGGGTGGTCGCAGCTGGCGAGGTTGACGCGGCGGCATTGTCAAGCGAACAACCCGACGACCCAATCGTTCCAAGAGAAGCCCCTCCCAAACCTGCGCGGTCTCCACCCAAGACTCCCACGGCAGAGGCTGCTCCTGCTCCCGCCCGTGGAGCGTGGAGCCCCTTGATgacctgtgtgtgtatgtgcacgGTACTGGCTGCAGGTGCTTATGTCTGTTACCGCACCTATTTCCACTGA
- the ptpn1 gene encoding tyrosine-protein phosphatase non-receptor type 1 isoform X1, with product MATHSLSLVIVRKEGRDNDADRRAVLREERAACFREPSIERRGTHAAMEAEFREIDELGNWNAVYQEIKQQSSDLPCKIAKLPENRNRNRYRDVSPFDHSRIHLQIGNNDYINASLISVDEAQRNYILTQGPLPNTCGHFWEMVWEQRCRGVVMLNRVIEKGSVKCAQYWPQREEREAVFEDTNFRLTLISEDVKSYYTVRLLELENLSTLETREILHFHYTTWPDFGVPESPASFLNFLFKVRESGCLSPDHGPVVVHCSAGIGRSGTFCLVDTCLLLMSQREDPSSVRIQEVLLEMRRYRMGLIQTADQLRFSYLAVIEGAKYIMGDTSVQESWKELSNEEDLPPEFTPPPRPRPPINPPNGKDDLVNSDPSHFFNEFNEIIKKNAEICAKSAPETFTDGPDLRKRVVAAGEVDAAALSSEQPDDPIVPREAPPKPARSPPKTPTAEAAPAPARGAWSPLMTCVCMCTVLAAGAYVCYRTYFH from the exons ATGGCCACTCACAGTCTTTCATTGGTTATTGTGAGGAAAGAGGGGCGTGATAACGACGCAGATCGGAGAGCAGTGCTGCGGGAGGAGCGAGCAGCGTGTTTCCG GGAGCCATCTATCGAGCGGCGCGGAACACACGCGGCAATGGAAGCCGAGTTTCGGGAAATCGATGAGCTCGGGAACTGGAACGCCGTTTACCAG GAGATTAAGCAGCAGTCCAGTGACCTACCATGCAAGATCGCCAAACTTCCAGAAAATAGAAATCGTAATCGCTACAGAGACGTCAGCCCAT TTGACCACAGCCGTATTCATCTACAGATCGGCAATAATGACTACATCAATGCCAGTCTGATCTCAGTGGATGAAGCTCAGAGAAACTACATACTAACTCAG gGTCCGTTACCAAACACCTGTGGTCACTTCTGGGAGATGGTGTGGGAGCAGCGCTGCCGAGGGGTCGTGATGCTGAATCGCGTTATAGAGAAAGGCTCG GTAAAGTGTGCTCAGTACTGGCCTCAGCGAGAGGAGAGGGAGGCTGTTTTTGAGGACACAAACTTCAGACTTACTCTGATCTCAGAGGATGTGAAATCGTACTACACAGTACGACTGTTGGAGCTGGAAAATCTGTCG ACACTGGAAACACGGGAGATTCTTCATTTCCACTACACCACGTGGCCAGATTTCGGTGTGCCAGAGTCGCCTGCATCTTTTCTCAACTTCTTGTTCAAAGTGCGCGAGTCAGGCTGTCTGAGTCCAGATCACGGCCCTGTCGTGGTTCACTGCAGCGCTGGAATCGGCCGTTCTGGAACGTTCTGCCTTGTAGACACCTGCCTTCTACTG ATGTCCCAGAGGGAAGATCCATCATCAGTACGCATCCAGGAGGTTTTGCTGGAAATGCGACGATACCGCATGGGTCTGATCCAGACAGCTGATCAGCTGCGTTTCTCCTACCTCGCTGTCATAGAGGGTGCCAAGTACATCATGGGAGATACATCTGTACAG GAGTCTTGGAAGGAGTTATCAAATGAGGAGGATCTCCCCCCTGAATTCACTCCTCCTCCCAGGCCACGGCCCCCAATAAATCCTCCCAACGGCAAAGACGACCTGGTGAACTCTGACCCCTCACACTTCTTCAATGAGTTCAAtgagatcataaaaaaaaatgcagaaatctGTGCAAAAAG TGCACCCGAGACATTCACAGACGGGCCAGACCTACGCAAACGGGTGGTCGCAGCTGGCGAGGTTGACGCGGCGGCATTGTCAAGCGAACAACCCGACGACCCAATCGTTCCAAGAGAAGCCCCTCCCAAACCTGCGCGGTCTCCACCCAAGACTCCCACGGCAGAGGCTGCTCCTGCTCCCGCCCGTGGAGCGTGGAGCCCCTTGATgacctgtgtgtgtatgtgcacgGTACTGGCTGCAGGTGCTTATGTCTGTTACCGCACCTATTTCCACTGA
- the ptpn1 gene encoding tyrosine-protein phosphatase non-receptor type 1 isoform X2, whose translation MATHSLSLVIVRKEGRDNDADRRAVLREERAACFREPSIERRGTHAAMEAEFREIDELGNWNAVYQEIKQQSSDLPCKIAKLPENRNRNRYRDVSPFDHSRIHLQIGNNDYINASLISVDEAQRNYILTQGPLPNTCGHFWEMVWEQRCRGVVMLNRVIEKGSVKCAQYWPQREEREAVFEDTNFRLTLISEDVKSYYTVRLLELENLSTLETREILHFHYTTWPDFGVPESPASFLNFLFKVRESGCLSPDHGPVVVHCSAGIGRSGTFCLVDTCLLLMSQREDPSSVRIQEVLLEMRRYRMGLIQTADQLRFSYLAVIEGAKYIMGDTSVQESWKELSNEEDLPPEFTPPPRPRPPINPPNGKDDLVNSDPSHFFNEFNEIIKKNAEICAKSAPETFTDGPDLRKRVVAAGEVDAAALSSEQPDDPIVPREAPPKPARSPPKTPTAEAAPAPARGAWSPLMTCVCMCTVLAAGRLSITQPCPA comes from the exons ATGGCCACTCACAGTCTTTCATTGGTTATTGTGAGGAAAGAGGGGCGTGATAACGACGCAGATCGGAGAGCAGTGCTGCGGGAGGAGCGAGCAGCGTGTTTCCG GGAGCCATCTATCGAGCGGCGCGGAACACACGCGGCAATGGAAGCCGAGTTTCGGGAAATCGATGAGCTCGGGAACTGGAACGCCGTTTACCAG GAGATTAAGCAGCAGTCCAGTGACCTACCATGCAAGATCGCCAAACTTCCAGAAAATAGAAATCGTAATCGCTACAGAGACGTCAGCCCAT TTGACCACAGCCGTATTCATCTACAGATCGGCAATAATGACTACATCAATGCCAGTCTGATCTCAGTGGATGAAGCTCAGAGAAACTACATACTAACTCAG gGTCCGTTACCAAACACCTGTGGTCACTTCTGGGAGATGGTGTGGGAGCAGCGCTGCCGAGGGGTCGTGATGCTGAATCGCGTTATAGAGAAAGGCTCG GTAAAGTGTGCTCAGTACTGGCCTCAGCGAGAGGAGAGGGAGGCTGTTTTTGAGGACACAAACTTCAGACTTACTCTGATCTCAGAGGATGTGAAATCGTACTACACAGTACGACTGTTGGAGCTGGAAAATCTGTCG ACACTGGAAACACGGGAGATTCTTCATTTCCACTACACCACGTGGCCAGATTTCGGTGTGCCAGAGTCGCCTGCATCTTTTCTCAACTTCTTGTTCAAAGTGCGCGAGTCAGGCTGTCTGAGTCCAGATCACGGCCCTGTCGTGGTTCACTGCAGCGCTGGAATCGGCCGTTCTGGAACGTTCTGCCTTGTAGACACCTGCCTTCTACTG ATGTCCCAGAGGGAAGATCCATCATCAGTACGCATCCAGGAGGTTTTGCTGGAAATGCGACGATACCGCATGGGTCTGATCCAGACAGCTGATCAGCTGCGTTTCTCCTACCTCGCTGTCATAGAGGGTGCCAAGTACATCATGGGAGATACATCTGTACAG GAGTCTTGGAAGGAGTTATCAAATGAGGAGGATCTCCCCCCTGAATTCACTCCTCCTCCCAGGCCACGGCCCCCAATAAATCCTCCCAACGGCAAAGACGACCTGGTGAACTCTGACCCCTCACACTTCTTCAATGAGTTCAAtgagatcataaaaaaaaatgcagaaatctGTGCAAAAAG TGCACCCGAGACATTCACAGACGGGCCAGACCTACGCAAACGGGTGGTCGCAGCTGGCGAGGTTGACGCGGCGGCATTGTCAAGCGAACAACCCGACGACCCAATCGTTCCAAGAGAAGCCCCTCCCAAACCTGCGCGGTCTCCACCCAAGACTCCCACGGCAGAGGCTGCTCCTGCTCCCGCCCGTGGAGCGTGGAGCCCCTTGATgacctgtgtgtgtatgtgcacgGTACTGGCTGCAG